The Triticum aestivum cultivar Chinese Spring chromosome 7B, IWGSC CS RefSeq v2.1, whole genome shotgun sequence genome window below encodes:
- the LOC123162801 gene encoding uncharacterized protein, with product MAEFALGLTKTAVEGAVSRVKSAIEEEAKLKVRVQNDLVFITGEFQMMRSFLNAANSERNKNEVVRTWVRQVRDLAFDVEDCVELVVSLDNKSTWWWRLVPSCIWTAPPLPLDVAVTEIQQLKTRVEDVSQRNTRYNLINHSDSSSNSAATIVSSPTEALMPDSAYLGVSSAFHILCDVWEAAGKKRGGTGELKEIINREGSDLQVISLWGSTPSAHLGATHVIKEAYNDPQIQQEFNVRAWVKIKCPFDPEDFLKSLLTQFYATSSHQPNHNINKSTTPQELEWCAEMVAQARSDNRSWIARATNLVRSMASSTSDIKAKFTDRRYLVILEDVRTVAEWDVIKMYLPYTNKGSRILVLTEHLGLALGLALSCTGKPYQVSELRQFSHGQSLCAFFNKVPGRRGDMSEISWQLRCGGVICVWGTRHKKSTLVDDVYSSITNKSKGFDVDGVEFKIQSWVDVPKPFNLECFSRRLLLSFYSDDFGAKEISVVDRMGDQGVTQQCRRFLHEDKCLTIINGLESAGDWDQIKSIVLPQNIRGCILVAAKDESIARYCADKQDRAINIKDLEADMILCHSVKSCQHYAIGGKEASYRGQLFSNRTEEAGIWMNKFGHVVRSDCLVWDVKSALECPGLISLWGAAGAGKIPLVRCIYYIQMLTMNHGPGYIIGGENRGRIFLKYTKFSWVNVSYPFHLKEFSWRLLLDFHSDDLDAKEKAAFGMMKGDDPTQGCREFMNRHRCLVIINGLCSTHDWNLIRDTLLPLENNKSAIVIITNEESVATHCAYHRAQVFNIKGAEAVDALRPLRKGCGYSGNERDASCFFSSRRKEAAHWNSTFELVGRQDKAAGELMDHLSTHVGLISVWGIAGVGKSVIVRSVYYKILLGIEQIGLGGVGRRVDSESFTSFSWVDVPNPFNLTEFCWHLLLDFHSDDLEAKETVTVGLIDGTLDPIMQCRKFLRKKCFVIIDGLLSTHVWDLIRDALLPATIEGIIIVIAHEENIATHCVEHAYRVVNAKGLEAGAALYLFRKVAFGGKSLTPKETKISKLTMAKCGRLPKLIVAIGERCRASKGHKRIPLLKNLNNHFMDRLETDSRYLSLRGLFSWMQAYFDALSDALKPCVFYLSVFSADYNIRRKRLLRRWIAEGYSRENIGISTKEDGEILFSELVNLSIIQEPPSKPPRCSRRSVYASKGKVDGLCQVNGFFHGYIISRPMEDNLVFELEGYSSANFKQVGQHLAIRSSWDRDEIVFKSMDLSRLRSLTVFGEWRSFFISIDINMRLLRVLDLEDTLDVIDGDLEKIGKLLPRLKFLSLRGCKEITRLPDSLGRLRQLQTLDVRNTCIVKLPPAIIKLHKLQYIRAGRLDVAHEPMDNPGVPAEEEDDSISTSSDEYYMSSSEA from the exons ATGGCGGAGTTTGCCCTTGGGCTAACCAAGACGGCGGTGGAGGGGGCAGTCAGCAGAGTCAAGTCGGCAATCGAGGAGGAGGCGAAGCTCAAGGTGCGCGTCCAGAATGACCTGGTGTTCATCACCGGTGAATTCCAGATGATGCGGTCCTTCCTTAACGCCGCCAACTCGGAGCGCAACAAGAATGAAGTCGTGAGGACATGGGTGAGGCAGGTCCGCGACCTTGCCTTCGACGTGGAGGACTGTGTTGAGCTCGTGGTCAGCCTCGATAACAAGTCCACCTGGTGGTGGCGCCTTGTGCCGTCCTGCATCTGGACGGCTCCGCCGTTGCCATTGGATGTGGCAGTCACCGAAATACAACAACTCAAGACCAGGGTGGAGGATGTAAGCCAGAGGAACACCCGCTACAACCTCATCAACCACTCCGACTCCAGCTCCAATTCTGCAGCTACTATTGTCTCCTCTCCAACGGAGGCGCTTATGCCAGACAGTGCCTACCTCGGTGTATCATCAGCGTTCCACATCCTATGTGATGTGTGGGAGGCCGCTGGGAAGAAGCGAGGTGGCACCGGTGAGCTCAAGGAGATTATCAACCGTGAAGGTAGCGATCTTCAAGTCATTTCACTATGGGGAAGTACACCATCTGCTCACTTGGGGGCAACTCACGTTATCAAGGAGGCGTACAATGACCCACAAATCCAGCAAGAGTTCAATGTCCGTGCGTGGGTAAAGATCAAGTGTCCTTTTGACCCCGAAGATTTCCTCAAGAGCCTGCTCACTCAGTTCTACGCCACCTCCTCCCACCAACCAAACCACAACATCAACAAGTCAACAACACCACAAGAGCTCGAATGGTGTGCAGAGATGGTGGCACAAGCACGGAGCGACAATCGGAGCTGGATCGCACGGGCTACCAACCTAGTCCGCTCTATGGCATCCTCCACTTCTGACATCAAAGCCAAGTTTACAGATCGTAGGTATCTCGTCATCCTGGAAGATGTACGCACTGTAGCAGAGTGGGATGTCATCAAGATGTATCTACCGTACACTAACAAGGGCAGCCGGATTCTCGTGTTGACGGAACACCTGGGGCTTGCGCTTGGGCTTGCGCTTTCCTGCACAGGGAAGCCGTACCAAGTATCAGAGCTTAGACAATTCTCTCATGGTCAATCACTTTGTGCTTTTTTCAATAAG GTTCCTGGGCGTCGTGGTGATATGAGTGAAATTAGTTGGCAGTTAAGATGTGGTGGTGTTATCTGTGTGTGGGGAACTCGACATAAAAAATCAACTCTTGTTGATGACGTGTACTCCAGCATAACAAATAAGTCGAAAGGCTTTGATGTTGATGGAGTAGAATTTAAAATACAAAGCTGGGTCGATGTACCCAAACCGTTCAATTTGGAGTGCTTCTCCAGACGCCTTCTTTTGAGTTTCTACTCTGATGACTTTGGAGCCAAGGAAATTTCGGTAGTGGATAGGATGGGAGACCAAGGTGTAACTCAACAGTGTCGCAGGTTTCTGCATGAAGACAAATGTCTTACCATTATTAATGGTCTGGAGTCGGCGGGTGACTGGGACCAAATAAAATCTATAGTTTTACCCCAGAATATTAGAGGATGTATCCTTGTCGCTGCAAAAGATGAGTCTATTGCCAGATATTGTGCTGACAAGCAAGATCGTGCAATCAACATTAAAGATTTGGAAGCCGACATGATTCTTTGTCACTCGGTAAAG AGTTGTCAACACTATGCAATTGGAGGCAAAGAGGCTTCTTACAGGGGTCAACTTTTCTCCAACAGAACAGAAGAGGCTGGCATATGGATGAATAAATTTGGCCATGTTGTGCGTTCGGATTGTCTGGTTTGGGACGTTAAATCAGCTTTGGAATGCCCTGGATTGATCTCTTTATGGGGGGCTGCTGGTGCTGGGAAAATTCCTCTCGTTAGATGTATTTACTACATCCAAATGCTGACTATGAACCATGGACCTGGTTACATAATCGGTGGTGAAAATCGTGGAAGAATTTTCCTGAAATATACAAAGTTCAGCTGGGTCAATGTGTCATATCCCTTTCATTTGAAGGAATTCTCTTGGAGATTACTTTTGGATTTTCATTCTGATGATCTTGACGCCAAGGAAAAGGCCGCATTTGGTATGATGAAAGGGGATGACCCAACTCAAGGGTGTCGTGAATTCATGAATCGACATAGATGCTTAGTTATTATTAATGGTTTGTGCTCCACACATGACTGGAACTTGATAAGAGACACTCTGTTGCCATTAGAGAATAATAAAAGTGCCATCGTTATTATTACAAATGAAGAAAGTGTCGCCACACATTGTGCATATCACAGAGCTCAAGTGTTCAACATTAAAGGTGCAGAAGCTGTAGATGCACTCCGTCCATTGAGAAAG GGTTGTGGATACTCTGGAAATGAACGCGATGCATCTTGCTTTTTTTCCAGTCGGAGGAAAGAGGCAGCTCACTGGAACAGCACATTTGAACTTGTTGGCCGTCAAGATAAAGCGGCTGGTGAGCTTATGGATCATTTATCGACTCATGTTGGTTTGATATCTGTATGGGGAATTGCCGGTGTTGGGAAATCAGTTATTGTGAGAAGCGTCTACTATAAAATATTGCTGGGTATAGAACAAATTGGTTTGGGTGGCGTGGGGCGTAGGGTTGATAGTGAAAGCTTTACATCTTTCAGCTGGGTTGACGTGCCAAATCCATTCAATTTGACGGAATTCTGTTGGCACTTACTTTTGGATTTTCATTCTGATGACCTTGAAGCGAAGGAAACTGTGACAGTTGGCTTGATTGATGGCACTCTAGATCCAATTATGCAATGTCGCAAGTTTCTACGTAAGAAGTGCTTCGTTATTATTGATGGTCTACTCTCTACACATGTGTGGGACTTGATAAGAGATGCCCTGTTGCCTGCGACCATTGAAGGCATCATTATTGTCATTGCGCATGAAGAAAACATCGCCACACATTGTGTAGAACATGCATACCGGGTGGTTAACGCCAAGGGTCTAGAGGCTGGAGCAGCACTTTATCTCTTTAGAAAG GTAGCTTTTGGCGGAAAGTCGTTGACTCCAAAGGAGACTAAAATTTCAAAACTTACCATGGCCAAGTGTGGAAGACTCCCCAAATTAATAGTTGCTATAGGTGAACGATGCCGCGCATCCAAGGGGCACAAACGTATACCTTTGTTGAAGAACTTAAACAATCACTTCATGGACAGACTGGAGACGGACTCAAGATACCTAAGTTTAAGGGGTCTATTTAGTTGGATGCAGGCTTACTTTGATGCTCTCTCAGATGCACTCAAACCATGTGTCTTCTATCTCTCAGTCTTCTCTGCAGACTACAATATTAGGCGAAAAAGATTGCTGAGGCGGTGGATCGCTGAGGGCTACTCTAGGGAAAATATTGGAATTAGCACGAAGGAGGACGGGGAAATATTGTTCTCCGAGCTGGTCAATCTGAGCATAATCCAAGAACCACCAAGCAAGCCACCCAGGTGCTCGAGACGAAGCGTTTATGCATCAAAGGGCAAGGTTGATGGCTTGTGCCAAGTCAACGGTTTCTTTCATGGATACATCATCTCACGACCAATGGAAGATAACCTTGTGTTTGAACTGGAGGGTTATTCTAGTGCCAATTTCAAACAAGTAGGACAACACCTCGCCATAAGGAGCAGTTGGGACAGAGATGAGATTGTATTTAAGAGCATGGACTTGTCACGACTAAGGTCATTGACAGTGTTTGGGGAGTGGAGATCCTTTTTCATTTCCATAGATATAAACATGAGGCTGCTTAGGGTGCTGGATCTAGAAGACACATTAGATGTAATAGATGGTGACCTCGAGAAAATAGGGAAGCTACTACCTCGTCTAAAGTTTCTGTCACTACGAGGATGCAAAGAGATTACCCGTCTCCCAGATTCATTGGGTAGATTGAGGCAGTTACAGACTCTAGATGTCAGAAACACCTGTATTGTTAAGTTGCCACCGGCTATCATCAAGCTTCATAAGCTACAATACATTCGTGCTGGCAGACTAGACGTCGCTCATGAACCAATGGATAACCCAGGCGTACCAGCAGAAGAAGAGGACGATTCTATATCAACATCATCAGATGAGTATTATATGTCATCATCAGAAGCAtaa